A genomic segment from Candidatus Margulisiibacteriota bacterium encodes:
- the rsxC gene encoding electron transport complex subunit RsxC has translation MKSFSRGIHPKDSKERSVAKSIKEALAPRRVILPLQQNLGCPCEPLVKAGDEVSEGQKIADASAFVSAPIHAPISGRVAEIKYYPNACDYSLSSIVIEATDTVDKVTRPGSRWSLEELSPEQIKKIVREAGIVGLGGAAFPTHVKLAVPKGKSVDTIVVNGCECEPFITSDHRLMVEKATSIILGARAMAKAVGAQKIVIGIESNKPDAFKEVNFEGLKAKNLFPVSTVQVKTKYPQGGEKMLIKALLDREVPSGGLPSDVGAVVCNVATAAAVAEAVTLGTPLTKRVVTVTGPGVREPQNLLVRIGTTFAELIEQCGGTEGNVVKVIMGGPMMGITVPTLQVPVVKATSAILLLTDQEVKLEPEGNCIRCGRCVKSCPIGLTPNFLAEYAKTGNWNGAFDYNVIDCIECGCCSYVCPSRIPLVQYFKLAKGAVRELKLAEKKSVCR, from the coding sequence ATGAAATCTTTCAGTCGCGGGATCCATCCAAAAGATAGCAAGGAACGGTCTGTTGCCAAATCGATCAAAGAAGCCCTTGCCCCCAGACGGGTAATTTTACCCCTCCAGCAAAACCTGGGATGCCCCTGTGAGCCGCTGGTCAAGGCGGGGGACGAAGTCAGCGAAGGCCAAAAAATAGCCGATGCCTCGGCTTTTGTTTCCGCCCCGATCCACGCCCCCATCTCCGGCCGGGTTGCCGAGATCAAATACTATCCGAACGCCTGCGACTATTCTCTCTCCTCAATCGTCATTGAAGCGACCGATACGGTTGATAAAGTTACCCGTCCCGGCAGCCGCTGGTCGCTCGAAGAGCTCTCTCCCGAGCAGATCAAAAAGATCGTCAGGGAGGCGGGGATCGTTGGCTTAGGCGGGGCCGCTTTCCCGACCCATGTTAAACTCGCCGTCCCCAAAGGCAAAAGCGTTGATACCATTGTGGTTAACGGCTGTGAATGCGAACCGTTCATTACCTCCGACCATCGCCTGATGGTCGAAAAAGCGACTTCGATCATTCTTGGCGCCAGAGCGATGGCCAAAGCGGTTGGGGCGCAAAAAATTGTGATCGGGATTGAAAGCAACAAGCCGGACGCCTTTAAAGAGGTCAACTTTGAAGGGCTCAAGGCCAAAAATCTTTTCCCGGTCTCGACCGTTCAAGTAAAAACCAAATATCCGCAAGGCGGGGAAAAGATGCTGATCAAAGCCCTGCTCGACCGGGAGGTCCCGTCAGGTGGACTGCCGTCCGACGTTGGCGCGGTAGTTTGCAACGTGGCGACTGCCGCGGCGGTGGCCGAAGCGGTAACCCTGGGGACTCCGCTCACCAAACGAGTGGTGACGGTGACCGGGCCGGGGGTCAGGGAGCCGCAGAATTTGTTGGTCAGGATCGGGACGACCTTTGCCGAGCTGATCGAACAATGCGGCGGGACCGAAGGGAATGTTGTCAAAGTGATCATGGGGGGGCCGATGATGGGGATAACGGTCCCAACCCTGCAGGTCCCAGTCGTCAAAGCGACCAGCGCTATTCTCCTGTTGACCGACCAGGAAGTTAAACTCGAGCCCGAAGGGAATTGCATCCGCTGTGGCCGGTGCGTCAAATCATGCCCCATTGGTTTAACCCCCAATTTCCTGGCTGAATACGCCAAGACAGGCAACTGGAACGGCGCCTTTGACTATAATGTAATTGATTGTATTGAATGCGGCTGTTGCAGCTATGTCTGCCCGAGCCGCATCCCACTGGTCCAGTATTTCAAGCTGGCCAAGGGCGCGGTCCGAGAGCTAAAATTAGCGGAGAAAAAATCAGTATGCCGATAG
- the hypB gene encoding hydrogenase nickel incorporation protein HypB, protein MKINIKKSIFATNDREAAAVRKKLAGLQLAAVNILASPGAGKTSLILRLLKELSKKLSVGVIEGDVASTIDTEKIQAAGFPAVQINTDGGCHLTASMIGPAVDKLGLQGPGIVFIENIGNLICPVEYDLGEGLRLVVASVPEGDDKPIKYPAVFQSADAIVINKADLLDRSDFDLDTFTSRVRVLNELAPLFPLSCKTNSGVDPLIAWLARQLTS, encoded by the coding sequence ATGAAAATAAACATAAAAAAATCGATCTTCGCGACGAATGATAGGGAAGCGGCAGCGGTCAGAAAAAAACTGGCCGGCTTGCAGTTAGCGGCGGTCAATATCCTTGCTTCTCCCGGGGCGGGAAAAACTTCTCTTATCCTCCGGCTCCTTAAGGAACTCTCAAAAAAATTATCCGTTGGGGTGATCGAAGGAGATGTCGCCTCAACAATCGATACTGAAAAGATCCAGGCGGCCGGATTTCCCGCGGTCCAGATCAATACCGACGGGGGATGCCACCTGACCGCCTCGATGATTGGCCCGGCTGTCGATAAGCTCGGCCTCCAAGGACCGGGGATCGTTTTTATCGAGAACATTGGCAACCTGATCTGCCCGGTTGAGTATGATCTGGGAGAGGGCCTCCGGCTGGTTGTGGCGAGCGTCCCGGAAGGGGACGATAAACCAATTAAATATCCGGCGGTCTTCCAAAGCGCCGACGCCATTGTCATTAATAAGGCCGATCTTTTGGATCGATCCGATTTTGACCTCGATACGTTTACCTCCCGGGTCAGGGTTCTAAACGAACTCGCCCCGCTCTTTCCCTTATCCTGCAAAACAAATAGCGGGGTCGACCCCTTAATCGCCTGGTTGGCGCGGCAATTGACAAGTTAA